One part of the Thiothrix nivea DSM 5205 genome encodes these proteins:
- a CDS encoding NUDIX hydrolase — protein sequence MYLDRIQTCNNFDPTHYRALLVDGKTYGQVHPAFAEQLAGWPEVFTVTTTQVVLNPELADYFSRTEAVAPVFRNLHEAGVIDTWVAEAYPITLEFGGHAELEIERAATQFMGVKTFGIHLNGLVKKSDGIHVWVGTRSLDKPFWPGQLDQMVAGGQPVGLGLLENVIKEAQEEANIPPELARQSQAVGTIPYRQEGWRGLDNSTIHVYDLWLPEDFVPENTDGEVIGFELMPLAEIARLTETTEEFKDNCNLVNIDLLLRMGVITPQHPEYAAILNSLYNAGNTKEIKNATRTT from the coding sequence CTACCCACTACCGCGCCCTGCTGGTCGACGGCAAAACTTATGGCCAGGTGCACCCTGCTTTCGCCGAGCAGCTAGCCGGGTGGCCGGAAGTTTTTACGGTAACTACCACGCAGGTGGTGCTGAACCCAGAGCTGGCTGACTATTTTTCCCGCACGGAAGCCGTAGCTCCAGTCTTCCGTAACCTGCATGAAGCTGGCGTGATCGACACCTGGGTGGCAGAAGCTTACCCCATCACGCTGGAATTTGGCGGCCATGCTGAACTGGAAATCGAACGCGCCGCCACCCAGTTCATGGGGGTGAAAACCTTCGGTATCCACCTCAACGGCCTGGTGAAAAAAAGCGACGGCATCCATGTCTGGGTTGGCACGCGCTCGCTGGACAAGCCTTTCTGGCCCGGCCAGCTCGACCAGATGGTTGCGGGTGGCCAGCCGGTCGGCCTGGGCTTGCTGGAAAACGTTATCAAGGAAGCGCAGGAAGAGGCAAATATCCCGCCAGAACTGGCGAGGCAATCACAGGCCGTAGGAACCATACCCTACCGGCAGGAAGGCTGGCGCGGGCTGGACAATTCCACTATCCATGTGTACGACTTGTGGCTGCCGGAAGACTTTGTGCCGGAAAATACCGATGGCGAAGTGATCGGCTTTGAACTGATGCCATTGGCTGAAATCGCCCGTCTGACCGAAACGACCGAAGAATTCAAGGATAATTGCAATCTGGTCAATATTGATCTTCTATTGCGTATGGGTGTGATTACACCGCAACATCCCGAATATGCTGCTATCCTCAATAGCCTATACAATGCTGGTAATACAAAAGAGATAAAAAATGCGACAAGGACAACCTAA